From Nicotiana tabacum cultivar K326 chromosome 22, ASM71507v2, whole genome shotgun sequence, one genomic window encodes:
- the LOC107830750 gene encoding F-box/LRR-repeat protein 17, producing MQGRQHHPHTATPIADVILPKRGKKRGSYSCGRCGVPKKGHVCSFPKDLNPISNPNPNLTPSHSPNPSPDPESFRLPSPLSVVRPQPPPPPPPPQQRLILPQLRRALSFDDIDVTDTCKSDDEEEEFFSDQDNESELIGSGSGKLPGYCLWEVFKRLPPPALLAAARVCKGWRDTSRKVWKSAEELRLRVPVKAQIGLVGSVLKKCPGLVKLSVTMESDIDATMLACIAFSCPKLYSIEIFTSGTSVNRITGDELGRFVADKRCLTNLKMEGCSNLGGFTLCSTSLSTLWLSDLYCHSKMVFNCPNLKEISLDFSRQENDTTDLTLMVDGLGRSCPRLQSIHIASIRLTNAAVLALTAANLRGLQMLSLVLGSEVTDVSVAAIASSYSSLELLDLSGSSISDSGIGMICNVFPETLSKLLIAVCPNITSSGIQFAAAQLPNLELMDCGMTICDPDLDSTTQENNDLQLQRTPNSKMHLIYQKLIIKHTRLKKFSLWGCSGLDALYLNCPELKDLNLNSCINLNPERLLLQCPNLESVHALGSQDMLVETLQNQVSKDFLTAEDHFHCKRLPDGSKRIRVPHLFSPQPIDDKRNRISKRRRCTVLVS from the exons ATGCAGGGTCGCCAACACCACCCTCACACCGCCACTCCTATCGCCGACGTTATCCTCCCTAAGCGAGGCAAAAAACGGGGTAGTTACAGCTGTGGTCGTTGTGGTGTTCCTAAAAAAGGCCACGTTTGCAGTTTTCCTAAGGACCTTAATCCTATTAGTAATCCAAACCCTAATCTCACTCCTAGTCACAGTCCTAATCCCAGTCCTGATCCTGAATCATTCCGTTTGCCTTCTCCACTCTCAGTCGTCCGTCCTCAGCCTCCGCCACCTCCTCCGCCGCCGCAGCAACGTCTTATACTCCCGCAACTCCGGCGAGCACTTTCATTCGATGACATTGATGTTACTGACACATGTAAATCTGATGACGAGGAAGAAGAATTTTTTTCCGATCAGGATAATGAATCGGAACTAATCGGGTCCGGGTCTGGAAAGTTGCCGGGGTATTGTTTATGGGAGGTTTTTAAGAGATTGCCGCCTCCGGCGTTGCTGGCAGCGGCTAGGGTTTGTAAAGGGTGGAGGGATACTTCTAGAAAGGTGTGGAAGTCTGCGGAGGAACTTAGACTTCGGGTTCCGGTGAAGGCCCAGATTGGACTTGTCGGATCGGTGTTGAAGAAGTGTCCTGGGCTTGTTAAGCTTTCTGTTACAATGGAAAG TGATATTGATGCTACCATGCTGGCCTGCATTGCATTTTCCTGCCCGAAATTGTATTCAATAGAGATCTTCACATCTGGTACCTCAGTCAATCGGATCACGGG GGATGAGTTGGGTCGTTTTGTTGCTGACAAAAGATGTCTTACTAATCTCAAGATGGAAGGCTGCTCTAATCTTGGGGGTTTTACTCTTTGTTCAACCAGTCTCTCCACTCTTTGGCTTTCAGATCTCTATTGTCACTCTAAGATG GTCTTTAACTGCCCCAACTTGAAGGAAATTTCCCTGGATTTTTCTCGGCAAGAAAATGATACCACTGATCTAACTCTCATGGTGGATGGTCTTGGAAGGAGCTGTCCTAGACTCCAGAGCATTCACATTGCTTCCATCCGGCTTACAAATGCTGCCGTGCTTGCTTTAACAGCAGCAAATTTAAG GGGGTTACAAATGCTTTCTCTTGTACTGGGGTCAGAAGTAACTGATGTATCTGTTGCAGCTATTGCTTCAAGCTACTCAAGCCTAGAGTTGCTTGATTTAAGTGG GTCTAGCATTAGTGATAGTGGCATTGGAATGATATGCAATGTATTCCCAGAGACATTGTCTAAACTTCTCATTGCTGTTTGTCCAAATATCACTTCAA GTGGCATTCAATTTGCTGCAGCTCAGTTGCCTAATCTAGAGCTAATGGACTGCGGTATGACCATTTGTGATCCGGATCTAGACAGTACAACTCAGGAAAATAATGATCTCCAGTTACAAAGAACTCCAAACAGTAAAATGCACCTTATATATCAAAAACTAATTATTAAACATACCCGCTTGAAGAAATTCAGCTTATGGGGTTGCTCTGGATTAGAT GCATTATATCTGAATTGTCCAGAACTTAAAGATTTGAACCTGAACTCTTGTATAAATCTGAATCCAG AAAGATTGTTACTCCAGTGCCCCAATCTGGAAAGTGTTCATGCATTAGGTTCCCAGGACATGCTGGTTGAAACCCTTCAGAATCAG